A section of the Labrus mixtus chromosome 15, fLabMix1.1, whole genome shotgun sequence genome encodes:
- the ppp1r3da gene encoding protein phosphatase 1, regulatory subunit 3Da gives MEGWFIGHERIHSSKSEEQISSLCRRISRPCMTINLTEMLRADKSSEAKKPIPIRPPSPRVSQPKKREFHHSPSCEPPPKPIIRQRSRSLPATTQKKNKCRNVGVRFVDSLGLDLEDIRLFKSGEDPFVPHHVTFRLLMGAELADGKHLEISMPYLRPVFAQQPGDQPGFLYRLHQQKVCLERVLCFELGVIGITQVLNLDFEKEVTARYTFTEWGSCTETKASWVSAITKTSEGCREQLSCDTFRFHLPVPPFLQPGAVLQFAIKYKVHGTEYWDNNNGENYKLVCHNYKLTVPKECEDSMVHFF, from the coding sequence ATGGAAGGGTGGTTCATTGGACATGAGAGGATTCACTCTTCCAAATCCGAAGAGCAGATATCCAGCTTATGCAGAAGAATCTCAAGGCCCTGCATGACCATCAACCTGACTGAAATGCTTCGAGCCGACAAATCTAGCGAAGCGAAGAAGCCGATTCCAATCCGCCCCCCAAGCCCGAGAGTCTCTCAGCCCAAAAAACGAGAGTTCCATCACAGTCCGTCCTGTGAACCACCGCCGAAACCCATCATCCGACAAAGGTCACGCTCTCTGCCCGCCACCacgcagaagaagaacaaatgCAGAAATGTTGGTGTACGGTTTGTTGACTCTTTGGGGCTCGATCTTGAAGACATCAGGCTTTTTAAATCAGGAGAGGATCCATTTGTCCCCCATCATGTTACCTTCAGATTGTTGATGGGTGCAGAATTAGCTGATGGAAAGCATCTGGAGATATCCATGCCATATTTGAGGCCGGTTTTTGCCCAACAACCTGGTGACCAGCCAGGGTTCCTGTATCGTCTTCATCAGCAGAAAGTTTGTCTGGAGAGGGTGTTGTGTTTTGAACTGGGTGTCATAGGAATCACCCAGGTCCTCAATCTGGACTTTGAGAAGGAAGTCACAGCTCGCTATACATTCACAGAGTGGGGAAGCTGTACAGAAACTAAAGCCTCCTGGGTGTCAGCCATCACTAAAACCTCAGAAGGATGCAGGGAGCAACTCAGTTGTGACACATTTCGATTTCACCTACCTGTTCCTCCATTCCTCCAGCCAGGTGCAGTGTTACAGTTTGCAATAAAGTACAAAGTGCACGGGACTGAATACTGGGACAACAATAATGGAGAGAATTACAAGTTAGTTTGCCATAACTACAAGCTCACTGTGCCAAAAGAATGTGAGGACAGCATGGTGCACTTCTTTTAA
- the fam217ba gene encoding uncharacterized protein fam217ba → MGPIMQERTASSTLKRVVSKEKIRVKNTENSVPVTSSKKGNKMKKAAGQMKNGLQGPGPGQEKDTLTTVQKGAQSKGGRFKTATARNTSKLSSPEEEDLRPPLRKHLSVHRKEEKRENQRLTQCSNELHPNRGAMGKNRRALSLPLSPISGLRHMPSHPLSHSPAPTPESLQHHYNQKDIDTDSASDLSDSERLPVLPSPCTPCTPPHLNLRAEVINTNDFPPDFPGPRGCVGDESESDKPSYSYTDFLPPPFNSWSLRQLAVFIHTEGRGAPRPKPVGNLEKYLERLLQLEWLQIQTVQAESNRPPGSRPRPQGFPSATTAHPAHRPHTAPSSRLNSPKGLRQSQRAFPLAPLNNPPSPASAQHSRFPVCPHCHIRYPLCNGSCSANAYQRHSRLSPLLEHRARPGAPAKRSSSETRATSTEGTSPGGQGGGEGGAHTPVSPSAGRSHLRQMQAAGNARKQPQESGSNPNSRGPVRKSRLRANSETDVKKESGGSKAAGAEKRVFAASKREVMTSKRAEKDWQRQETGGQASKTSMKRSAKEPQSISKALLSNKQNGKTKNVHFVAK, encoded by the exons ATGGGGCCCATCATGCAGGAACGCACGGCATCCTCGACGCTGAAACGAGTCGTCTCCAAAGAGAAAATTCGAGTAAAAAACACTGAGAACAGTGTGCCAGTAACCAG TTCAAAGAAAGGTAACAAGATGAAGAAAGCAGCGGGTCAAATGAAAAATGGTCTCCAAGGACCAGGACCGGGTCAGGAAAAGGACACACTGACCACAGTGCAGAAG GGTGCACAGTCAAAGGGAGGCAGATTCAAAACTGCCACTGCAAGGAATACAAGCAAACTCTCCAG ccctgaagaagaagatttaAGACCTCCGCTTAGAAAACACTTATCTGTgcacaggaaagaggagaaacgTGAAAATCAACGGTTGACACAATGCAGCAATGAGCTACACCCAAATCGAGGAGCAATGGGTAAAAATCGGCGAGCTCTTTCATTGCCTCTCTCCCCAATATCCGGTCTACGACACATGCCATCCCACCCCCTGTCACACTCCCCAGCCCCCACCCCAGAATCCCTACAGCATCACTACAACCAGAAGGATATTGACACTGACAGTGCTAGTGATCTGTCAGACTCTGAGAGACTGCCCGTGTTGCCCTCTCCATGTACCCCCTGTACCCCTCCTCACCTCAACCTCAGGGCCGAGGTCATCAACACCAATGACTTTCCACCTGACTTCCCGGGACCCCGAGGGTGTGTGGGTGATGAAAGTGAGAGTGACAAACCCAGCTACAGTTACACAGATTTTCTGCCGCCGCCCTTCAACAGCTGGAGCCTGAGACAGCTTGCCGTCTTTATCCACACAGAGGGCCGTGGGGCCCCCAGGCCCAAGCCTGTAGGGAATTTAGAGAAGTACCTGGAGAGGTTGCTGCAGCTGGAGTGGCTCCAGATCCAAACAGTGCAAGCAGAGAGCAACAGGCCGCCTGGCAGCCGACCAAGACCACAGGGCTTTCCCTCTGCTACCACCGCACACCCTGCGCACAGGCCTCACACGGCACCATCATCTCGTCTCAACTCCCCCAAAGGGCTGCGGCAGAGCCAGCGGGCCTTCCCACTGGCACCTTTAAACAACCCTCCATCACCTGCTTCAGCCCAGCACTCCCGCTTCCCAGTTTGCCCACATTGTCACATTCGCTACCCGCTGTGCAATGGGAGCTGCTCTGCCAATGCGTACCAGCGCCACTCGAGGCTCAGCCCACTGCTTGAGCACAGAGCCAGACCCGGGGCACCAGCAAAAAGGAGCAGCAGTGAGACCAGAGCAACCTCCACGGAAGGTACAAGCCCAGGAGGACAAGgtggtggagaaggaggagccCACACCCCAGTTAGCCCCTCAGCTGGTAGGAGTCATCTCAGACAAATGCAGGCTGCAGGCAATGCACGTAAGCAACCCCAGGAGTCTGGAAGCAACCCGAACAGCCGAGGACCAGTGAGGAAAAGCCGCCTCAGAGCTAACTCTGAGACAGATGTTAAAAAGGAGTCTGGTGGCAGTAAAGCCGCTGGTGCAGAGAAACGTGTCTTTGCTGCAAGCAAGAGAGAGGTCATGACCTCTAAGAGAGCAGAGAAGGACTGGCAGAGGCAGGAGACAGGAGGTCAGGCCTCTAAAACTTCAATGAAGAGATCTGCTAAAGAGCCGCAGTCTATCTCCAAAGCACTGCTTAGTAATAAGCAGAatggcaaaacaaaaaatgttcactttgtCGCAAAGTAA